In one Methanobrevibacter arboriphilus genomic region, the following are encoded:
- a CDS encoding DUF357 domain-containing protein, with product MIDHLEWKEKILKDIDKLEANLKEIEGINFSKKEKEAISRAKDYREDCKYYLEKGDEITSFECISYSHGLIDTLRIIHEFI from the coding sequence ATGATAGACCATCTTGAATGGAAAGAAAAAATATTAAAGGATATTGATAAATTAGAAGCTAATCTTAAAGAAATTGAAGGTATTAATTTTTCTAAAAAAGAAAAAGAAGCAATTTCAAGAGCAAAAGATTATAGAGAAGATTGCAAATATTACCTTGAAAAAGGAGATGAAATAACTTCCTTTGAATGTATTAGCTACAGTCATGGTTTAATTGATACTTTAAGAATTATTCATGAATTTATTTAA
- a CDS encoding FkbM family methyltransferase translates to MDIGIYKNLRPKYLIFVIINGMRRYFTNIQFRRGGGVISGILFILGLKKEIKIDIKRLGEVNFCNTNNQRKLCSFIFNKPLKNISSQGIENIKQLIECIDEDIITINGVSFNNSGGVFIQLLFEVFIWEEYYLDECLESEKTVIDVGANIGDSSLYFANKGYTVFGFEPISEVYSIATENINLNPELKDNVTLINKAVSCKKGKIKIYKNPENSGGHSGYGSNNEYNYDEFDLVETTTLGNIINEYNIDPYALKIDCEGCEVDIIMNSDLSDFKIIYFEHHNFLTGINHEILVNKLKSEGFMIVGENKFNKQVDTILMRNNFK, encoded by the coding sequence ATGGATATAGGGATTTATAAAAATTTAAGACCAAAATATTTGATATTTGTTATTATTAATGGGATGAGAAGATACTTCACTAATATCCAATTTAGAAGAGGGGGGGGGGTAATTAGTGGAATTTTATTTATCCTTGGCTTAAAAAAAGAAATTAAAATTGATATTAAAAGATTAGGAGAAGTAAATTTTTGTAATACTAATAATCAAAGAAAACTTTGCAGTTTTATTTTTAATAAACCTCTAAAAAATATATCATCACAGGGTATTGAAAATATTAAACAATTGATTGAATGTATTGATGAAGATATAATTACAATTAATGGTGTTAGTTTTAATAACTCAGGAGGAGTGTTTATACAGCTTCTTTTTGAAGTATTTATCTGGGAAGAATATTATTTAGATGAATGCTTAGAAAGTGAAAAAACTGTCATTGATGTTGGTGCAAACATTGGTGATTCTTCACTATATTTCGCAAATAAAGGTTATACTGTTTTTGGATTCGAACCAATTTCAGAAGTTTATAGTATAGCTACTGAAAATATTAATCTAAATCCTGAATTAAAAGATAATGTAACATTAATAAATAAAGCTGTTTCATGTAAAAAAGGAAAAATTAAAATATATAAAAATCCTGAAAATTCCGGAGGACATTCAGGTTATGGATCTAATAATGAGTATAATTATGATGAGTTTGATCTTGTAGAAACAACTACATTAGGAAATATAATTAATGAGTATAATATTGATCCATATGCACTTAAAATTGATTGTGAAGGATGTGAAGTTGATATTATAATGAATTCTGATCTTTCAGATTTTAAAATAATTTATTTTGAACACCATAATTTTTTAACTGGCATTAACCATGAAATTTTGGTAAATAAGTTAAAATCTGAAGGATTTATGATAGTTGGTGAAAATAAGTTTAATAAACAAGTTGATACTATTTTAATGAGAAATAACTTTAAATAA